A single region of the Salvia miltiorrhiza cultivar Shanhuang (shh) chromosome 8, IMPLAD_Smil_shh, whole genome shotgun sequence genome encodes:
- the LOC130999548 gene encoding chromatin modification-related protein EAF1 B-like isoform X2 yields the protein MHGCNSPSVPLVNAEVESMGGVVEGGVGIAHKTSPRRAAIERIQGELRQEYNVRDKTKRELEFLEKGGNPLDLLKPGDATSVSVQSTSFTNQHQDHFVTSEAKGSFAFTASPHGDSVESSGRLGANPCEPNSADNLMLFDGEHECSEGDKISLHPSRSKIVLPEKLSQMDGSHRTREHGESAAFSVPRKAYKRRNRSRPNRDGIRLSSVDVNTTHGSDGSSLPSRHGKELKGQISDAENRNISINCDSKPICAKDGGKTGPVETKQDMELGDGKAVESSKNLLECVHVEAASDAIASEIRLDDQCNQQSHSGALETPIQMTFDGSEAIQTTEEMSSAVNECQHIESANKIDNNESSSCQINGISSEKDGTKYDAHNTTDMKVLDSASSCALTNKSIDGNNDGDMCKKITNADVNGLIKDQTLPSNGTPFVESDELVIEKRHTRDVGGCALDNPESSSACLMQQENGFKQKHDEELNDSGSAMKSEVKNQIVNEVMEPFEPRGLESGIKTDPALNDNLGPRNEIPCAVKNQNSIDTSTSDFPNGGSLTKNSTISLEAQTSSCSNSKLQPEIDEDSILKEAQIIEAKRKRIAQLSAMTSVRKIRPKSHWDYVLEEMAWLANDFAQERVWKIAAAAQISSRAAFACRLRKHENNSGMEAKKVAHTLAKSIMEFWHSVEAKTILPEQESQKDDTLPVKAYAVRFLKHNNFNLIDNQAEVPPTPDRVSDTGILDLSWEDNLTEENLFYAVPAGAMETYKLSIVSQFAPCENLGNTVQEEVETSACDATEDFESQDTAYDEGEGDISPYSMPMAFDKSSRFGQKKRKHFIHAYGVRSYDVSSDILPMQYAENKVANQPTALMVKRPGGSLNVSIPTKRVRTASRRVISPFSAGTSGCIQVPNKTDASSGDTNSFQDDQSTLHGGSFVPNSLEVESGADFNKHLPFHSAEIVTKHKKKKKPKHLNASYEPRWQVDTTFQIEQFHRDNLKRSHQLESNGNSGLFGQPMIKKPKIMRPSQDNSFENIAPGAGSAPSPATSQMSNMSNPNKFIKMLGGRDRGRKPKILKMPTGQLGSGSPWTLFEDQALVVLAHDLGPNWELVSDAINSTLQFKCIFRKAKECKERHNYLMDRTSGDGADSAEDSGSSQPYSSTLPGIPKGSARQLFQRLQGPMEEETLKSHFEKIIIIGQKQQYRKNQNDNQDPKQLQQPHGSHTVALSQVCPNNLNGGPVLTPLDICDAPITGPDILPIGYQGPHTGGLAIANQGPVTAMHPASGAGSALQGSPNMMLGNNFSSSPGSMRDARYVVPRPASADEQQRMQQYNHMMTNRNVPQPNLSPSGALPGADRGVRLLPGGNGMGLASGVNRSMPMARPGFQGIASPSMVTGSMVSPSISSANMHSGVGSGQGSSMLRPREPMHMMRPGLSQDSQRQMMAPELQMQASPGNSQAHFGGLSSAFPNQTVSPPVSSYPLHHQPTHPISPQPQVLGPHHPHFQGPPNHSPNPQQQAYAVRLAKERQHRLLQQQQQQQHPVQPQQPQFAASSSLMPHVQSQSPTVQNSSQVQPQTATPPVSLSPLASVPQHQQKHQVPGQGGVRNAQAGGSGLANQTGKQRQRQQQQLSQANRQHPQQRQQSQAQQPAKVAKGVGRGSLMMHQNIPVDHSLGNGVSTSPGNQSSDKGDASTHLMSSQGSFANSALNTVQPTGQYASPRPPNQSLTQQKNYPGQAASSTKHLYQMPSQPDSSSQGNVPAVPSALSGSNHQQTLSHQKLVNQNQSTLQRLQPNRQINSDPAKSQAVNSDADQRPTSSSTDMVATTTLPQTTSNTTNVAKVVSSANAHQPTLDGHATNMSRTVSMPANAVESATQVGQELGQRPLATMPSNKHDVSAHFQQQHQQSSQLPHPNSPVSQQPLHSQQGQLLQTGKGNLYGRPGDHSVMIVLFMSGWHTLTHQCTVKLALVVL from the exons ATGCATGGATGCAACTCACCGTCTGTTCCCTTAGTAAATGCCGAAGTTGAGTCTATGGGAGGAGTTGTGGAAGGCGGAGTTGGTATTGCTCACAAAACTTCTCCCAGACGAGCAGCAATTGAAAGGATCCAAGGAGAGCTCAG GCAAGAGTATAATGTTCGGGATAAAACAAAAAGAGAATTGGAATTTCTTGAAAAA GGTGGAAATCCCTTAGATTTACTTAAGCCTGGAGATGCTACTTCTGTTAGTGTCCAGTCAACTTCATTCACCAATCAACATCAGGATCACTTTGTTACCAG TGAAGCAAAAGGCAGTTTTGCATTCACTGCATCGCCCCATGGAGACTCTGTGGAGAGTAGTGGTAGACTTGGGGCAAATCCTTGTGAACCCAATAGTGCTGATAACCTCATGCTATTTGATGGTGAGCATGAGTGTTCTGAGGGTGATAAGATTTCATTACATCCTAGTAGGAGTAAAATTGTGCTACCAGAAAAGTTATCTCAGATGGATGGGAGTCATAGGACTCGGGAACATGGTGAATCAGCTGCTTTTAGTGTACCTAGAAAAGCGTATAAGAGAAGGAAtagatcccgtccaaatcgcgATGGGATTAGGTTAAGTTCAGTTGATGTAAATACAACTCATGGCAGTGATGGCTCTTCTCTACCTTCTCGCCATGGCAAGGAGCTTAAAGGACAAATATCTGATGCAGAAAATCGTAATATTTCAATAAATTGTGATTCAAAGCCTATATGTGCTAAAGATGGTGGCAAGACTGGACCGGTGGAGACAAAACAGGACATGGAGTTAGGTGATGGAAAGGCTGTAGAGTCATCTAAAAATCTGCTTGAATGTGTTCATGTGGAGGCTGCATCAGATGCTATTGCTTCTGAGATCCGTCTGGATGATCAATGTAATCAACAATCACACTCAGGTGCTCTAGAGACTCCCATTCAAATGACTTTTGATGGATCTGAGGCCATACAGACAACTGAAGAGATGAGTTCTGCAGTTAATGAGTGTCAGCATATTGAGTCTGCcaataaaattgataataatGAATCTAGTTCCTGTCAAATCAATGGCATCAGCAGCGAAAAGGATGGAACAAAATATGATGCTCATAACACGACTGACATGAAGGTTTTGGATTCTGCATCATCTTGTGCACTAACCAACAAAAGTATTGATGGAAACAATGATGGTGATATGTGTAAGAAAATTACAAATGCCGATGTAAATGGGCTGATCAAAGATCAGACCTTACCCTCAAATGGGACGCCATTCGTAGAAAGTGATGAGCTTGTAATTGAAAAGAGACATACAAGGGATGTTGGTGGTTGTGCTCTTGACAACCCGGAGAGCTCCTCAGCATGTCTAATGCAGCAAGAGAATGGCTTTAAGCAGAAACATGATGAAGAATTAAATGATAGTGGATCTGCTATGAAGAGTGAGGTGAAGAATCAAATTGTTAATGAAGTGATGGAACCTTTTGAACCAAGGGGGTTAGAATCAGGAATAAAAACTGATCCTGCTTTGAATGACAATCTTGGACCGCGTAATGAAATTCCATGTGCTGTTAAGAATCAAAATTCTATTGATACTTCAACTTCTGATTTCCCAAATGGTGGATCTTTGACTAAGAATTCTACTATTTCCCTTGAGGCTCAAACTTCTTCCTGTTCGAACTCAAAACTACAGCCAGAAATTGATGAAGATTCAATCTTGAAAGAAGCACAGATTATTGAG GCAAAACGAAAGAGGATTGCACAATTATCTGCTATGACTTCTGTGAGAAAAATACGTCCAAAATCTCATTGGGATTATGTGCTTGAAGAGATGGCATGGTTGGCAAATGATTTTGCTCAG GAGCGTGTTTGGAAAATAGCTGCTGCGGCCCAAATAAGTTCTCGAGCTGCTTTTGCTTGTCGGTTGAGAAAACATGAGAACAATTCTGGTATGGAGGCAAAAAAAGTTGCTCATACCTTGGCAAAATCTATCATGGAGTTCTGGCATTCGGTTGAG GCAAAGACCATATTACCTGAGCAAGAAAGTCAAAAGGATGACACCCTTCCTGTTAAGGCTTATGCAGTGAGATTTTTGAAACATAACAATTTCAACTTGATTGATAACCAAGCTGAGGTACCACCGACTCCAGATAGAGTATCTGACACGGGGATCCTTGACCTCTCATGGGAAGATAATTTAACAGAA GAGAATCTCTTCTATGCAGTCCCTGCTGGGGCCATGGAGACCTATAAACTCTCAATAGTATCACAATTTGCACCGTGTGAG AACTTAGGAAACACTGTTCAAGAGGAAGTGGAAACATCTGCATGTGATGCCACCGAAG ACTTTGAGTCTCAAGATACTGCATATGATGAGGGTGAGGGGGACATAAGCCCATATAGCATGCCAATGGCCTTTGATAAGTCCTCAAGATTTGGCCAAAAGAAGCGTAAACACTTCATACATGCTTATGGGGTGAGATCGTATGATGTAAGCTCCGACATATTGCCAATGCAATATGCTGAAAATAAAGTTGCCAATCAACCAACTGCTTTAATGGTGAAGCGGCCAGGTGGCAGTCTTAATGTGTCGATCCCAACAAAACGTGTTCGGACTGCTTCCAGGAGAGTTATCAGCCCATTTAGTGCAGGAACCTCTGGATGCATTCAGGTACCTAATAAAACAGATGCTTCGAGTGGCGATACCAATTCATTTCAGGATGATCAGTCGACTCTGCATGGTGGATCATTTGTTCCAAATAGCTTGGAAGTTGAGTCAGGTGCGGACTTCAATAAGCATTTACCATTTCACTCGGCAGAAATCGTGACAAAacataagaagaagaagaaacccAAGCATCTG AATGCTTCTTATGAACCAAGATGGCAGGTTGATACTACCTTCCAAATAGAGCAG TTTCACAGGGATAACTTAAAGAGAAGTCATCAACTTGAGTCTAATGGCAACAGTG GTTTATTTGGTCAACCCATGATAAAGAAGCCGAAGATTATGCGTCCATCACAAGATAATTCTTTTGAGAATATTGCTCCTGGTGCTGGTTCTGCTCCTTCTCCAGCAACCTCCCAAATGAGTAACATGTCTAAtccaaataaatttattaaaatgctTGGTGGTCGGGATAGGGGTAGAAAGCCCAAGATTCTGAAG ATGCCTACTGGACAATTGGGTTCAGGAAGTCCATGGACTCTCTTTGAGGACCAG GCACTTGTTGTCCTGGCACATGACTTGGGCCCAAACTGGGAGCTTGTTAGCGATGCTATCAACAGTACTCTGCAGTTCAAG TGCATATTTCGCAAAGCTAAGGAATGCAAGGAGCGCCACAATTATTTGATGGATAGAACTTCTGGTGATGGAGCAGATAGTGCTGAAGACTCGGGGTCCTCTCAACCTTATTCTTCTACATTGCCTGGCATTCCCAAG GGAAGCGCCAGACAGTTGTTTCAGCGTTTGCAGGGGCCAATGGAAGAAGAAACCCTCAAATCTCATTTTGAAAAAATCATCATTATTGGGCAGAAACAACAATACCGTAAAAACCAG AATGATAATCAGGACCCCAAACAACTCCAGCAACCTCATGGCTCTCATACAGTTGCCCTGTCCCAAGTTTGCCCAAACAACCTAAATGGAGGCCCTGTTCTCAC CCCTCTGGATATCTGTGATGCCCCTATTACTGGCCCAGACATACTTCCTATTGGTTATCAAGGGCCACATACTGGTGGATTAGCCATTGCGAATCAGGGTCCTGTGACTGCAATGCACCCTGCATCTGGTGCCGGTTCTGCACTGCAAGGATCGCCAAATATGATGCTTGGCAACAACTTCTCATCTTCACCAGGCTCTATGAG GGATGCTAGATATGTTGTTCCTAGACCTGCTTCAGCCGACGAACAGCAGAGAATGCAGCAGTATAACCACATGATGACTAATAGGAATGTGCCGCAGCCCAACCTTTCTCCTTCTGGAGCTCTTCCAGGAGCTGATCGTGGTGTCCGTTTACTTCCTGGTGGCAATGGCATGGGTTTAGCCAGTGGTGTTAATAGAAGCATGCCAATGGCAAGACCTGGGTTCCAAGGCATTGCTTCACCATCTATGGTTACTGGGAGTATGGTTTCCCCTAGTATATCATCAGCAAATATGCACTCTGGAGTTGGCTCTGGTCAAGGAAGCTCCATGTTGAGACCTCGTGAACCTATGCACATGATGCGG CCTGGCCTGAGTCAGGATTCGCAGAGGCAAATGATGGCGCCTGAGCTTCAGATGCAGGCCTCACCAGGAAACAGCCAAGCTCACTTTGGTGGATTGAGTTCGGCATTCCCTAACCAGACTGTGTCTCCACCAGTGTCCTCGTACCCTCTCCATCATCAGCCGACCCATCCAATATCACCTCAGCCTCAAGTCCTTGGTCCTCATCACCCACATTTTCAAGGACCACCTAATCATTCCCCAAATCCTCAACAACAAGCCTATGCAGTGCGCTTGGCTAAAGAGAGACAACATCGTCTTctgcaacagcagcagcagcagcagcacccAGTACAGCCACAGCAGCCACAATTTGCTGCATCTAGTTCTTTGATGCCACATGTACAGTCACAGTCACCTACAGTACAAAACAGTTCACAAGTTCAACCTCAAACAGCTACGCCACCGGTATCACTTTCCCCGTTGGCATCAGTGCCCCAGCATCAGCAGAAGCATCAAGTACCAGGTCAAGGAGGCGTACGGAATGCACAAGCTGGTGGGAGTGGGCTAGCTAATCAGACTGGGAAGCAACGGCAAAGGCAGCAACAACAGCTTTCGCAAGCTAACAGGCAACATCCTCAGCAGCGGCAGCAGTCACAAGCTCAACAGCCAGCTAAGGTTGCAAAAGGGGTTGGGAGAGGTAGCCTGATGATGCATCAGAACATCCCAGTTGATCATTCGTTAGGAAATGGGGTTTCCACAAGTCCCGGCAATCAGAGTTCTGATAAAGGAGATGCATCCACTCATTTAATGTCAAGTCAGGGCTCATTTGCCAATTCTGCACTGAATACTGTGCAGCCAACAGGTCAATATGCGTCTCCACGGCCACCTAACCAGTCCCTTACGCAGCAAAAGAATTATCCTGGCCAAGCTGCCTCATCAACCAAGCATCTATATCAAATGCCTTCTCAGCCTGATAGTAGTAGTCAAGGTAATGTTCCAGCTGTGCCTTCGGCCCTGTCGGGTTCAAACCACCAGCAGACATTATCCCACCAGAAGTTAGTGAATCAAAACCAATCGACTCTTCAAAGACTGCAGCCAAATCGCCAGATAAATTCTGATCCAGCAAAATCACAAGCAGTAAATTCAGACGCTGACCAGCGTCCAACAAGCAGTTCTACTGATATGGTTGCCACGACAACATTACCTCAGACCACTAGTAATACAACTAATGTGGCAAAGGTTGTCTCTTCAGCCAATGCTCATCAACCAACATTGGATGGGCATGCAACAAATATGAGTCGCACAGTGTCAATGCCAGCAAATGCTGTTGAGTCTGCTACTCAGGTTGGCCAAGAGCTTGGCCAGAGACCACTGGCCACCATGCCTTCTAATAAACACGATGTTAGTGCACACTTCCAGCAGCAGCATCAGCAGTCGTCACAACTTCCACATCCTAATTCACCAGTGTCCCAGCAGCCCCTTCATTCTCAGCAGGGGCAGCTTCTTCAAACAGGTAAAGGCAATTTGTATGGTCGGCCTGGTGACCATAGT GTGATGATAGTGCTGTTCATGTCTGGTTGGCATACTCTTACACACCAGTGTACAG TGAAGCTTGCGCTTGTGGTTCTGTAA
- the LOC130999548 gene encoding chromatin modification-related protein EAF1 B-like isoform X3 encodes MHGCNSPSVPLVNAEVESMGGVVEGGVGIAHKTSPRRAAIERIQGELRQEYNVRDKTKRELEFLEKGGNPLDLLKPGDATSVSVQSTSFTNQHQDHFVTSEAKGSFAFTASPHGDSVESSGRLGANPCEPNSADNLMLFDGEHECSEGDKISLHPSRSKIVLPEKLSQMDGSHRTREHGESAAFSVPRKAYKRRNRSRPNRDGIRLSSVDVNTTHGSDGSSLPSRHGKELKGQISDAENRNISINCDSKPICAKDGGKTGPVETKQDMELGDGKAVESSKNLLECVHVEAASDAIASEIRLDDQCNQQSHSGALETPIQMTFDGSEAIQTTEEMSSAVNECQHIESANKIDNNESSSCQINGISSEKDGTKYDAHNTTDMKVLDSASSCALTNKSIDGNNDGDMCKKITNADVNGLIKDQTLPSNGTPFVESDELVIEKRHTRDVGGCALDNPESSSACLMQQENGFKQKHDEELNDSGSAMKSEVKNQIVNEVMEPFEPRGLESGIKTDPALNDNLGPRNEIPCAVKNQNSIDTSTSDFPNGGSLTKNSTISLEAQTSSCSNSKLQPEIDEDSILKEAQIIEAKRKRIAQLSAMTSVRKIRPKSHWDYVLEEMAWLANDFAQERVWKIAAAAQISSRAAFACRLRKHENNSGMEAKKVAHTLAKSIMEFWHSVEAKTILPEQESQKDDTLPVKAYAVRFLKHNNFNLIDNQAEVPPTPDRVSDTGILDLSWEDNLTEENLFYAVPAGAMETYKLSIVSQFAPCENLGNTVQEEVETSACDATEDFESQDTAYDEGEGDISPYSMPMAFDKSSRFGQKKRKHFIHAYGVRSYDVSSDILPMQYAENKVANQPTALMVKRPGGSLNVSIPTKRVRTASRRVISPFSAGTSGCIQVPNKTDASSGDTNSFQDDQSTLHGGSFVPNSLEVESGADFNKHLPFHSAEIVTKHKKKKKPKHLNASYEPRWQVDTTFQIEQFHRDNLKRSHQLESNGNSGLFGQPMIKKPKIMRPSQDNSFENIAPGAGSAPSPATSQMSNMSNPNKFIKMLGGRDRGRKPKILKMPTGQLGSGSPWTLFEDQALVVLAHDLGPNWELVSDAINSTLQFKCIFRKAKECKERHNYLMDRTSGDGADSAEDSGSSQPYSSTLPGIPKGSARQLFQRLQGPMEEETLKSHFEKIIIIGQKQQYRKNQNDNQDPKQLQQPHGSHTVALSQVCPNNLNGGPVLTPLDICDAPITGPDILPIGYQGPHTGGLAIANQGPVTAMHPASGAGSALQGSPNMMLGNNFSSSPGSMRDARYVVPRPASADEQQRMQQYNHMMTNRNVPQPNLSPSGALPGADRGVRLLPGGNGMGLASGVNRSMPMARPGFQGIASPSMVTGSMVSPSISSANMHSGVGSGQGSSMLRPREPMHMMRIIMWSCSLA; translated from the exons ATGCATGGATGCAACTCACCGTCTGTTCCCTTAGTAAATGCCGAAGTTGAGTCTATGGGAGGAGTTGTGGAAGGCGGAGTTGGTATTGCTCACAAAACTTCTCCCAGACGAGCAGCAATTGAAAGGATCCAAGGAGAGCTCAG GCAAGAGTATAATGTTCGGGATAAAACAAAAAGAGAATTGGAATTTCTTGAAAAA GGTGGAAATCCCTTAGATTTACTTAAGCCTGGAGATGCTACTTCTGTTAGTGTCCAGTCAACTTCATTCACCAATCAACATCAGGATCACTTTGTTACCAG TGAAGCAAAAGGCAGTTTTGCATTCACTGCATCGCCCCATGGAGACTCTGTGGAGAGTAGTGGTAGACTTGGGGCAAATCCTTGTGAACCCAATAGTGCTGATAACCTCATGCTATTTGATGGTGAGCATGAGTGTTCTGAGGGTGATAAGATTTCATTACATCCTAGTAGGAGTAAAATTGTGCTACCAGAAAAGTTATCTCAGATGGATGGGAGTCATAGGACTCGGGAACATGGTGAATCAGCTGCTTTTAGTGTACCTAGAAAAGCGTATAAGAGAAGGAAtagatcccgtccaaatcgcgATGGGATTAGGTTAAGTTCAGTTGATGTAAATACAACTCATGGCAGTGATGGCTCTTCTCTACCTTCTCGCCATGGCAAGGAGCTTAAAGGACAAATATCTGATGCAGAAAATCGTAATATTTCAATAAATTGTGATTCAAAGCCTATATGTGCTAAAGATGGTGGCAAGACTGGACCGGTGGAGACAAAACAGGACATGGAGTTAGGTGATGGAAAGGCTGTAGAGTCATCTAAAAATCTGCTTGAATGTGTTCATGTGGAGGCTGCATCAGATGCTATTGCTTCTGAGATCCGTCTGGATGATCAATGTAATCAACAATCACACTCAGGTGCTCTAGAGACTCCCATTCAAATGACTTTTGATGGATCTGAGGCCATACAGACAACTGAAGAGATGAGTTCTGCAGTTAATGAGTGTCAGCATATTGAGTCTGCcaataaaattgataataatGAATCTAGTTCCTGTCAAATCAATGGCATCAGCAGCGAAAAGGATGGAACAAAATATGATGCTCATAACACGACTGACATGAAGGTTTTGGATTCTGCATCATCTTGTGCACTAACCAACAAAAGTATTGATGGAAACAATGATGGTGATATGTGTAAGAAAATTACAAATGCCGATGTAAATGGGCTGATCAAAGATCAGACCTTACCCTCAAATGGGACGCCATTCGTAGAAAGTGATGAGCTTGTAATTGAAAAGAGACATACAAGGGATGTTGGTGGTTGTGCTCTTGACAACCCGGAGAGCTCCTCAGCATGTCTAATGCAGCAAGAGAATGGCTTTAAGCAGAAACATGATGAAGAATTAAATGATAGTGGATCTGCTATGAAGAGTGAGGTGAAGAATCAAATTGTTAATGAAGTGATGGAACCTTTTGAACCAAGGGGGTTAGAATCAGGAATAAAAACTGATCCTGCTTTGAATGACAATCTTGGACCGCGTAATGAAATTCCATGTGCTGTTAAGAATCAAAATTCTATTGATACTTCAACTTCTGATTTCCCAAATGGTGGATCTTTGACTAAGAATTCTACTATTTCCCTTGAGGCTCAAACTTCTTCCTGTTCGAACTCAAAACTACAGCCAGAAATTGATGAAGATTCAATCTTGAAAGAAGCACAGATTATTGAG GCAAAACGAAAGAGGATTGCACAATTATCTGCTATGACTTCTGTGAGAAAAATACGTCCAAAATCTCATTGGGATTATGTGCTTGAAGAGATGGCATGGTTGGCAAATGATTTTGCTCAG GAGCGTGTTTGGAAAATAGCTGCTGCGGCCCAAATAAGTTCTCGAGCTGCTTTTGCTTGTCGGTTGAGAAAACATGAGAACAATTCTGGTATGGAGGCAAAAAAAGTTGCTCATACCTTGGCAAAATCTATCATGGAGTTCTGGCATTCGGTTGAG GCAAAGACCATATTACCTGAGCAAGAAAGTCAAAAGGATGACACCCTTCCTGTTAAGGCTTATGCAGTGAGATTTTTGAAACATAACAATTTCAACTTGATTGATAACCAAGCTGAGGTACCACCGACTCCAGATAGAGTATCTGACACGGGGATCCTTGACCTCTCATGGGAAGATAATTTAACAGAA GAGAATCTCTTCTATGCAGTCCCTGCTGGGGCCATGGAGACCTATAAACTCTCAATAGTATCACAATTTGCACCGTGTGAG AACTTAGGAAACACTGTTCAAGAGGAAGTGGAAACATCTGCATGTGATGCCACCGAAG ACTTTGAGTCTCAAGATACTGCATATGATGAGGGTGAGGGGGACATAAGCCCATATAGCATGCCAATGGCCTTTGATAAGTCCTCAAGATTTGGCCAAAAGAAGCGTAAACACTTCATACATGCTTATGGGGTGAGATCGTATGATGTAAGCTCCGACATATTGCCAATGCAATATGCTGAAAATAAAGTTGCCAATCAACCAACTGCTTTAATGGTGAAGCGGCCAGGTGGCAGTCTTAATGTGTCGATCCCAACAAAACGTGTTCGGACTGCTTCCAGGAGAGTTATCAGCCCATTTAGTGCAGGAACCTCTGGATGCATTCAGGTACCTAATAAAACAGATGCTTCGAGTGGCGATACCAATTCATTTCAGGATGATCAGTCGACTCTGCATGGTGGATCATTTGTTCCAAATAGCTTGGAAGTTGAGTCAGGTGCGGACTTCAATAAGCATTTACCATTTCACTCGGCAGAAATCGTGACAAAacataagaagaagaagaaacccAAGCATCTG AATGCTTCTTATGAACCAAGATGGCAGGTTGATACTACCTTCCAAATAGAGCAG TTTCACAGGGATAACTTAAAGAGAAGTCATCAACTTGAGTCTAATGGCAACAGTG GTTTATTTGGTCAACCCATGATAAAGAAGCCGAAGATTATGCGTCCATCACAAGATAATTCTTTTGAGAATATTGCTCCTGGTGCTGGTTCTGCTCCTTCTCCAGCAACCTCCCAAATGAGTAACATGTCTAAtccaaataaatttattaaaatgctTGGTGGTCGGGATAGGGGTAGAAAGCCCAAGATTCTGAAG ATGCCTACTGGACAATTGGGTTCAGGAAGTCCATGGACTCTCTTTGAGGACCAG GCACTTGTTGTCCTGGCACATGACTTGGGCCCAAACTGGGAGCTTGTTAGCGATGCTATCAACAGTACTCTGCAGTTCAAG TGCATATTTCGCAAAGCTAAGGAATGCAAGGAGCGCCACAATTATTTGATGGATAGAACTTCTGGTGATGGAGCAGATAGTGCTGAAGACTCGGGGTCCTCTCAACCTTATTCTTCTACATTGCCTGGCATTCCCAAG GGAAGCGCCAGACAGTTGTTTCAGCGTTTGCAGGGGCCAATGGAAGAAGAAACCCTCAAATCTCATTTTGAAAAAATCATCATTATTGGGCAGAAACAACAATACCGTAAAAACCAG AATGATAATCAGGACCCCAAACAACTCCAGCAACCTCATGGCTCTCATACAGTTGCCCTGTCCCAAGTTTGCCCAAACAACCTAAATGGAGGCCCTGTTCTCAC CCCTCTGGATATCTGTGATGCCCCTATTACTGGCCCAGACATACTTCCTATTGGTTATCAAGGGCCACATACTGGTGGATTAGCCATTGCGAATCAGGGTCCTGTGACTGCAATGCACCCTGCATCTGGTGCCGGTTCTGCACTGCAAGGATCGCCAAATATGATGCTTGGCAACAACTTCTCATCTTCACCAGGCTCTATGAG GGATGCTAGATATGTTGTTCCTAGACCTGCTTCAGCCGACGAACAGCAGAGAATGCAGCAGTATAACCACATGATGACTAATAGGAATGTGCCGCAGCCCAACCTTTCTCCTTCTGGAGCTCTTCCAGGAGCTGATCGTGGTGTCCGTTTACTTCCTGGTGGCAATGGCATGGGTTTAGCCAGTGGTGTTAATAGAAGCATGCCAATGGCAAGACCTGGGTTCCAAGGCATTGCTTCACCATCTATGGTTACTGGGAGTATGGTTTCCCCTAGTATATCATCAGCAAATATGCACTCTGGAGTTGGCTCTGGTCAAGGAAGCTCCATGTTGAGACCTCGTGAACCTATGCACATGATGCGG ATAATTATGTGGTCTTGTAGCCTGGCCTGA